In one Canis lupus dingo isolate Sandy chromosome 16, ASM325472v2, whole genome shotgun sequence genomic region, the following are encoded:
- the CNOT7 gene encoding CCR4-NOT transcription complex subunit 7 isoform X1, with amino-acid sequence MPAATVDHSQRICEVWACNLDEEMKKIRQVIRKYNYVAMDTEFPGVVARPIGEFRSNADYQYQLLRCNVDLLKIIQLGLTFMNEQGEYPPGTSTWQFNFKFNLTEDMYAQDSIELLTTSGIQFKKHEEEGIETQYFAELLMTSGVVLCEGVKWLSFHSGYDFGYLIKILTNSNLPEEELDFFEILRLFFPVIYDVKYLMKSCKNLKGGLQEVAEQLELERIGPQHQAGSDSLLTGMAFFKMREMFFEDHIDDAKYCGHLYGLGSGSSYVQNGTGNAYEEEANKQS; translated from the exons ATGCCAGCAGCAACTGTAGATCATAGCCAAAGAATTTGTGAAGTTTGGGCTTGCAACCTGgatgaagagatgaagaaaattcGCCAAGttatcagaaaatataattacGTTGCTATG GACACCGAGTTTCCAGGTGTGGTTGCAAGACCTATTGGAGAATTCAGGAGCAATGCTGACTATCAGTACCAACTATTGCGATGTAATGTAGACTTGTTAAAGATAATTCAGCTAGGACTGACATTTATGAATGAGCAAGGAGAATATCCTCCAGGAACTTCAACTTGgcagtttaattttaaatttaatttgac GGAGGACATGTATGCTCAGGACTCTATAGAGCTACTAACAACATCTGGCATCCAGTTTAAAAAACATGAGGAGGAAGGAATTGAGACCCAGTACTTTGCAGAACTTCTTATGACATCAGGAGTGGTCCTTTGCGAAGGGGTCAAATGGTTATCCTTTcatag TGGTTATGACTTTGGCTATTTAATCAAAATCCTGACCAACTCTAACTTGCCTGAAGAAGAACTTGACTTCTTTGAGATCCTTCGattattttttcctgtcatttatGATGTGAAGTACCTCATGAAGAGCTGCAAAAATCTCAAA GGTGGTTTACAGGAAGTTGCTGAACAGTTAGAGCTGGAACGGATAGGACCACAACATCAAGCGGGATCTGATTCATTGCTCACAGGAATGGCCTTTTTCAAAATGAGAGAA ATGTTCTTTGAAGATCATATTGATGATGCCAAATATTGTGGTCATTTGTATGGCCTTGGTTCTGGTTCATCCTATGTACAGAATGGCACAGGGAATGCATATGAAGAGGAAGCCAACAAGCAGTCATGA
- the CNOT7 gene encoding CCR4-NOT transcription complex subunit 7 isoform X3 — MPAATVDHSQRICEVWACNLDEEMKKIRQVIRKYNYVAMDTEFPGVVARPIGEFRSNADYQYQLLRCNVDLLKIIQLGLTFMNEQGEYPPGTSTWQFNFKFNLTGYDFGYLIKILTNSNLPEEELDFFEILRLFFPVIYDVKYLMKSCKNLKGGLQEVAEQLELERIGPQHQAGSDSLLTGMAFFKMREMFFEDHIDDAKYCGHLYGLGSGSSYVQNGTGNAYEEEANKQS, encoded by the exons ATGCCAGCAGCAACTGTAGATCATAGCCAAAGAATTTGTGAAGTTTGGGCTTGCAACCTGgatgaagagatgaagaaaattcGCCAAGttatcagaaaatataattacGTTGCTATG GACACCGAGTTTCCAGGTGTGGTTGCAAGACCTATTGGAGAATTCAGGAGCAATGCTGACTATCAGTACCAACTATTGCGATGTAATGTAGACTTGTTAAAGATAATTCAGCTAGGACTGACATTTATGAATGAGCAAGGAGAATATCCTCCAGGAACTTCAACTTGgcagtttaattttaaatttaatttgac TGGTTATGACTTTGGCTATTTAATCAAAATCCTGACCAACTCTAACTTGCCTGAAGAAGAACTTGACTTCTTTGAGATCCTTCGattattttttcctgtcatttatGATGTGAAGTACCTCATGAAGAGCTGCAAAAATCTCAAA GGTGGTTTACAGGAAGTTGCTGAACAGTTAGAGCTGGAACGGATAGGACCACAACATCAAGCGGGATCTGATTCATTGCTCACAGGAATGGCCTTTTTCAAAATGAGAGAA ATGTTCTTTGAAGATCATATTGATGATGCCAAATATTGTGGTCATTTGTATGGCCTTGGTTCTGGTTCATCCTATGTACAGAATGGCACAGGGAATGCATATGAAGAGGAAGCCAACAAGCAGTCATGA
- the CNOT7 gene encoding CCR4-NOT transcription complex subunit 7 isoform X2 produces the protein MPAATVDHSQRICEVWACNLDEEMKKIRQVIRKYNYVAMDTEFPGVVARPIGEFRSNADYQYQLLRCNVDLLKIIQLGLTFMNEQGEYPPGTSTWQFNFKFNLTEDMYAQDSIELLTTSGIQFKKHEEEGIETQYFAELLMTSGVVLCEGVKWLSFHSGYDFGYLIKILTNSNLPEEELDFFEILRLFFPVIYDVKYLMKSCKNLKGGLQEVAEQLELERIGPQHQAGSDSLLTGMAFFKMREV, from the exons ATGCCAGCAGCAACTGTAGATCATAGCCAAAGAATTTGTGAAGTTTGGGCTTGCAACCTGgatgaagagatgaagaaaattcGCCAAGttatcagaaaatataattacGTTGCTATG GACACCGAGTTTCCAGGTGTGGTTGCAAGACCTATTGGAGAATTCAGGAGCAATGCTGACTATCAGTACCAACTATTGCGATGTAATGTAGACTTGTTAAAGATAATTCAGCTAGGACTGACATTTATGAATGAGCAAGGAGAATATCCTCCAGGAACTTCAACTTGgcagtttaattttaaatttaatttgac GGAGGACATGTATGCTCAGGACTCTATAGAGCTACTAACAACATCTGGCATCCAGTTTAAAAAACATGAGGAGGAAGGAATTGAGACCCAGTACTTTGCAGAACTTCTTATGACATCAGGAGTGGTCCTTTGCGAAGGGGTCAAATGGTTATCCTTTcatag TGGTTATGACTTTGGCTATTTAATCAAAATCCTGACCAACTCTAACTTGCCTGAAGAAGAACTTGACTTCTTTGAGATCCTTCGattattttttcctgtcatttatGATGTGAAGTACCTCATGAAGAGCTGCAAAAATCTCAAA GGTGGTTTACAGGAAGTTGCTGAACAGTTAGAGCTGGAACGGATAGGACCACAACATCAAGCGGGATCTGATTCATTGCTCACAGGAATGGCCTTTTTCAAAATGAGAGAAGTATGA